In Dryobates pubescens isolate bDryPub1 chromosome 16, bDryPub1.pri, whole genome shotgun sequence, the sequence ATAAGATGTTATTTTATCTTCTCTATTTTTGGTTGATTTTCACAGACAGAAACATTACAGCTACAGTTTCCCTAATCATGCTTTCTTGCTTTGATTTCGAAGTTGGGAGTGTCTGTTCTTTAGCTTTGTTTTGGAGATCAACCTGGGCAGTGAATGAGAATATTCTCGTTCACTCTGCACTATGGTGAGTTATAGGCAGGGGGGAAATTCTGGAGAAGACTGTCAGATCAGTTCATGAAGTGTTAGACCTCTGAAGAAGTGGAACTGAGGGCCTTGTAGGCTTTGTTGATAGGCGTTTGCTCCAGCTGACTCTTTGGTGTCCTCTGActttctgtgtttcttcttAGCACTGTGCATCTCAGTATTCAGAGCTCTTGGAGACTACAGAGACCCCTAAGTGAGTACAAAGTCTGACCCACGTGCAGTCTGTAGCAGTGTGGATTTGTCAGGTGCATTTGGGGGCGTATTAGCAAGCAAAGGACTTGATAGTGCACATCCAAAAAGAGCACAGAGGAATGAGGAAACTCAGTTGTGATAGCTGGCATGGGTAGACAGTGGGATCAGATTATGGCAGATGGGGGAGCTTGGCAAGCCCAGGGTATTTCTTAGAACACGTTCCCCATCTCCCTTTGtatcctttgttttgttttgttgtttgttttggggtttttttgaaaggACTGGACTATTTCAGTGTTACATTGTTCTCAAACTGATCGCTCTGCCCTTGGTAGTGTCTTCCATGTGTCCCTACTGTCATTACAATACCTTGCAGGGAGACAGGGTCCTCTTTACCACAGCTCCATTTATAAGAGTTGTAGTGTGTATTTGGGGATTTAATGCAACAGAAAGAAATGTCTATCTGACTGGAATAAACCCCTGTGTATTAGTCTTGTTGATCAGAAGCTTAACACATAAAAATATCATTCAGAAGGGGGTTAGAAAAGGCAACAAGAGTGAGAAGAAGAAACATTTTGTATCTGTCTCTGTTTTACAGTAATTTCTTACAGTTTTCTTATCAATGCTGCCAGTATAGCTTTGTAGTCTTGGATATTCCTCACTCCTAAGTCCAGGCATTTTGTTCTGAGTCTTCACATCAGATCACATTAAAAGCAGAATGCTTAAAAGTAGTATTTGTTTGTCATAGTGCTGAATGTTCTTCAGCACTGGAGTTACCAAGACAAAGGACTTAGTAGAGTTACTGAGGGAAAACCAGGCATTTCTTTGTGGGTAGTAAGAATCTTTCTCTGTAGTAGAATGATTAATTTTGTTCAGCTTGAGAATCTGGATTGGGCTTGCATCTCTGAtacattcctggagacatttaagCATTAGATAAACTTTTCAGAAGAAATTGTTTTAACTTTGTGCTGTCCAATATAATTTGAGAGAAACTGGAAGAGGTTGATTTATTTTGTgtagggggtttttttgtgcatGTGTCAGGAGCTACAGACAGCAGCCATTTCTgaaaggagagctggggcttctgtgttttgtatctgaactgttttgttttgctcgaTAGGAGAAAACGTGGTGAGAAGGGAGAGGTTGTGGAAACTGTGGAAGATGTTATTGTGAGGAAACTGACTGCAGAACGAGTGGAGGAGTTGAAGAAAATGATTAAAGAAACACAGGAGAAATACAGGTGTGTGGCAGAGGCAATGAGCTGTGGTGCACCTAAGAGCCCTGCTTTGAAAAAGTAGCCTTAAGCGTGATGGTGCTTGGGGTGAAAATGCTGCTTGAGATTTAGTCTCCCATGATCAGTAAGAAGATTTTCTGATTACAGGCAACTcaagaaggatgcagagctgatccaggctgggcatATGGATAACAGACTGGAGGAGCTGTGCAATGAGATTATGATGTAGGTTATTTAATTATTTCCATGTTACACTTTTTTCCTCAGATTGTGGTTGCCTGACACCCTGTGTTTGTCAGACACCTCTTGATCTGTGTACATTGGATTCAGAGAAATGAGTCAGCTGGGCAAATGTGGGTCTCTGAGGGACTTAGTTCACACTGGGGACATGAGTTTGTGCAGAACATCTTCTGGAGTTTCTCAGCCAGGGGCTTGCTGATGGTTTGCAACACGATGCTTGCCTCCTCCATTTTGATAATCAGCAGGAAGTGAAATTTCCTGGTGAGCATTGTTGTTCTCTGACTGGCCTCTGACTCTGCTTCCTTCAGAGGATTTGTCCACAGTGGCAGGTCATTGTTATCTGGGGATGATGGGGTGGGGAGCAGTAAGCTGATTGTGGAGGAGTAACCAAGTGGAACACTGTGTGACAGCAGGCTTTGGTTCTatatgcagaaagaaaaaaatggaggaggaggaggcagaagtcAAGAGAAAAGCCACAGATGCTGCTTATCAGGGTAAGCTGGAAATGAGCTTCCTTACTCCTCCTCAGAGAGAGAAGCATATGTTCATAAGAACATTTAGGAAATATTTAAGTGTTGTTAAGACCTGTTTAGGAGGAATTCTGTGACCCCATGAGCTGGAATGGAAGCCTTTCCAGCACTGTATTTGCAACAGGGCAAAATGCAGAAGGGAACAAATTCTGTAGAAAAGTTCTAAGAAGAAGCAGAATTAGGAAGGAGCTCTCAGAATATCAAGTTTTTCATCCCTGTATTTTTCCCTCTAGTTTTACTGTTGTCTGAAGGTAAAAGGAAGAGAGATTTGTTCTGAGTGCTTGATTCATTTATAATTCTTGGGGCAATTCAGTGAACTAACCTCCCAGTGGTGGGAGGTGGTGAGCACCCAGTGCTCCAGAAATCTGAAACCAAATTGCATTACCCAGTGTGAGTCTTGTTTGTGAACTGAGCCTAGTGTGGTGCAAGAAATTCCTACAATACAAGTTTTCTTAGGACTCTTTATGATGAAGTCAGAGGTAACTCTCAGTGACTGTCCAagatggagtcatggaatcttGCTTTTTTACCTCTTCTAGCTCGTCAGGCGATTAAGAACCCACCACGGCGGTTAACGGGCGTGATGGTTCGCTCCCCTGCAGGTTCCACTTCCCCAGGGGGAGACTATGCCCTGGGAGATCTTTCTCAGCCCACTGTGGATGATGCCAGTCCTGGGGTAAGGATCTTTCCCATGGTAAGGGGGAAAGACAAGCCTGGGACCTGAGGCTCTACATCCATCATGGAACAGGAGCCTGGGGAGAACCCCGTGCTTTGTTTTGCAGACTTCTTGCTGTGGTAGTGCTGTAGTGTGGTTGATGTACAGTGCTGCTCAAGATACATGTCCTCTTCTGTGTCTGTGGTGATCAGATGCCTGGATCAAAGGCTGTGTAGAGGCATCAGTGGGCTGGCGAGGCAGTCTTCTGTGTGTGCCTGGAAACAGCATTATAGGGCAGGGAAAGGGTGAAAGCCTATGCCTGGAGTAGGTGTAGTGAGTGACTGGAGTAGGTGTCTGTGGTGTGCTGGATCAGTGCTCTTGGGGGAAGGAGCAAGTGGGGCTAGTCCGTGTGGTGGAGTGTGGCTTTGAACAGTgtggtttttctctttctcaggtCACTCCAGGGACTTTGCCCAGCACCCCAGTTGCCTCCTTCATTGGAATCCCTGACAcccctccaggctctgctcccctggaTGCCCCCATGACCCCAGTCACTGATGATTCACCCCAGAAAAAGATGCTAGGACAAAAAGCAACTCcgcctccttcccctctgctctcagagctgctgaagaaggGCAGTCTCCTGCCCACAAGCCCCAGGCTGGTATGGAGCTCTCTGCTCATATATGCAAGCACACAAACAGTTTGCTCCAGACTCTCCCACTGACAAAGGGGGAGCTGCAAAGGCGTTTGTGAGAGTCCCAACAGAAGTGATACGAGAGATACAATTACCCCTGTGAGCCACAGAGGTGGGACCCTTTCCCACAGTGTTGTGGGTTCAGGACTGCAGGGATCATTCAGCATGTAGGGCTGGCTATCTCCCCTCAGTCATAAGGAGTTGGAGCTGCAGGCTTTGCTAGAGGAGATTGTTCTCCTTGGGGAAGGGAGCATGTTAGTCATTGTCATTCCAGTCAGCCTTCATGGAGGTGCTCTTGATGATTTCTGCTTTGGGCTCACTATTCTTTACATCTTGGCAGGAAGTTGAGTTTCTATTTTTGTAGTGGGCTTTAGCTCGTGAGTAGAGAGTCCTGTGATGGAGTTTATGACCAATATTGAAGTGCTtcagttttttccttctttcctcttaaTTGTAGACAGTTCTTAAAATCACTCTGGTGACAGCCTACTTTTGGTGTTAGTGACTCTGGAAGTCTTCAGGGTGAAACCATTGCTGGACAGTGTTGAGAGCCCAGCCTGAAAATAGCAGCCATCAGCCTGCCTGTGGCATGGATTCCCTGTGTTAGTGCTTGTGTGATGGAATAGGTGTATTGTTGTTGATTTGCCTTCTTTTAATAGATGTGGAGTCTTTTCTACATGTTAGTTTGAGTAAAGGTTCCATGGGTTCTATGTTTGCAGGGTGCAGTGTAACACAGGGTGGAGCAAGGAAATCTAATGGCTGTGAAAGACTGAGTTTTCTTTGTATGGACAGAACTGGTTTAGATCTGCTTCAAGGTCCATCATAGGTTTACTGTGTGAGCTTGATAGAGTTACTTTCCATCTTGGTGCTTCAGTTTCCCTCAGCTCAAAATAAGGGATACTTCTCTGCTATTTCTAGGGATAGAGAGACTTATCTCTGAAAGATTGGTAGAGCACATGATGTATTTGACCTCACTTCAAAGGAAGGTGACACTGCAGCTGTATTGTAGCCAAAGAATAATTGTCATGTTGTGCACTTGCTTGAGGAGCCTCAGGCAGGGACTAGGCTGGACAAAAAGTGCAGAAGAAATGCTGAGACAGCACATGATGGACATATTCATGGAGGTGCCTATCTGGCAGAGAATCACTGATGTGCTGCTATCTCCAGGAACTTCAGTTGTGTCCTCCTCCTTTGGCAGGTCGGCGAAAATGAAATGGCAGTGGCTTCTGGTCACATGAACAGTGCAGGAGTCCTGCTGGAGGTAGGAAGTGTCCTTCCAGTGCTGCACAGCGGGGAAATGCAGTCTGCatctggtgctgtccctgcatctcctgctgcttcaggTAACTCGGGACACTCCCTCTGCAGTTCTCCCTTCAGAGTATCTTCAGACTGTTCTGTGAATTGTCTCTAGAGAGAGATGAAGGACATCTAGCCTGGCTGGTTTGGAGGCTTCATTATGACTTTTATTCCTGTTGTCTTAGCTGATAAGGAGCTGGCTAAAAAATGGTCTACTATCTGATTCTTGATGTGTCTAAACTGCAGCTCCCTATGAATCTGGAGAGCTCTTGTGTCTTACCTCTGCTTTAGCCTAGGGCTCTGTCTCTTGAGGATTAGACCACAGTGGACTCTCAGCTCCAAAGTTAAGTTCCACAGAGCAAGGGCCAAGAATGTGAGAGGCTTTGCACTGGGCCTTTGCAGAACAATCTGCCTAAGGTGAAGGTCTCAGCTCATGCTAACCAGTGCTTCAGCCACATTGACTGGAGCTGAGGATTTGTGCCATTCATATAATTCCCATATGAATAATCTTATTTTCCCTATCCATGTCTATTCCTTAAGACCTGTCAATTTGGTCCAGACAGTTCAGTGAATTCAAGACTGCAATTTACAGCTGAGTGACAACCTTTGATATAAGAAGAATTCTCTAGGAAAGACCTGCAAAGAGAtcccttctgctcccttccagctcctgtgaTGACTGTTTGTCTTGGCTTACCTTGTGTGgctctctcagcactgtttTCAGATTTCCCATAACTATTGGGATGAGCCTTTGGAAGGGTATCGGTCTGCATGTGTGGCTTAGCCTGTCCAGCCCTTACATTGAACATAGTGTCCCATAGTCTGTCTGAGTCTGTCTCAGACTGCACACACAAAGGAGCTGGGTATTTTTAGTGCAGGTTTTCTGTATAGTTTTGGGACCATTTATAGGTATCTCTCAGTGTGTTTTTCCCAGAAGAAGCCACCAGACAGTGAAGAGCCCCAGTGCTGGCTTTGTGGACTTCAGTGGTGGCTGCTTCTTGCTCATGTGCCTTTCCCTTCTACTCTCTGTTAGGTGCTCCTACGCTTTCCCGGCTTTTAGAAGCTGGTCCTGCACAGTTCACCTCACCTCTTGCTTCCTTCTCCGCTGTTGCCAGCGAACCTCCAGCTAAGCTCCTGCCACCCCCCGTAGAGcctgtgtcccaggcaaccattgTCATGATGCCCACGCTGTCAGCACCATCCGTtgtgccaccagctgcagctccagaaagCGTAGCCACAGGTGCGTTCCTCAACTACGCACTCGTAGGTCATgcactgctggaaagcagaactTCTGTTGGGATCAGCACCCAGCAAGCTCTCAGCTGGCCTTTTATTACCTCAGACTCACCATCCTTGCTGAAAGGATGGTTATGGCTGGGTTCTGGAGTAAACAGATGGTTTTAAACAGGATTactgggtgggggtggggatgcTAATGTTATGTTGCTGGATTGTTGTTCAGAGTCTGGAATCTCACTTTGTCTTTACTGAGGCAAAGCAAGCCCATATTTGTCTTATTTTTCTAAGCCATGATGCTGTGGGTGGACCTGGGATACTTGCAATTGGTGCTTGGTCTTATCCCCTGCAGTATTTGTTTGTGTGGGCCTGACTTCTCCAGATTGGTCTCTGATTGTCACTCTCACACTTGCGCAGTGAACCAGCCAGAAGCCTGTGTTGCCATGGAGGCAGTGTCTGATTCCCATACCGTGACAGTGTCCATGGACAGCAGTGAAATATCCATGATCATTGATTCCATCAAGAAAGAGTGCCTGggttctggggctggcagcactgcagggtcttCCAAAGATCACTGCATTGATGGGAAAGAAGACCTGGATTTGGCTGAGAAAATGGATATTGCAGTGTCCTATACGGGGGAAGAGCTGGACTTCGATACTGTTGGAAATATTATAGCAATCATTGAGGACAAGGTAAACAGGCAAAGCAGAGTGCCAGTGCCTTTTGCTCCAATCTCAAGTGATTACTGTTCACCAATGTAGTTAGTTTAAACAAGCAAGAAATAACTATTTCAAAATGCCCATGCTCATCATCGTTGTCCAGATCAATAGGAAATGACCCtatgccaccactgctgctagtCTGCCACGTTAAGCTTGCTGCTCCTCTTCAGAGTGCAGAAAGAAAtctctttcttcctcatgttgggTAGGGTCTCTGGCAGACAAACAAGCGGTGCTCGCAGCATACTTACAGGAGTGCTGTATTTCTGAAACTGAAGCTTCTCAGGAGGCTCCGCAGGGAGTGATGCAAGTCTGGCTGCAGAAAGCAACTTTGTAAACCCAGTACCCTGGGGGTTTCCACAGTTGTCTCATTACGGAATAAcatgaactttttttttaatacctctTTCTGACCTTGGCCTGCActgctgtgtttgttttggcaATAAAGGTAGACGACCACCCCGAAGTCCTGGATGCAGCAGTTGTTGAAGCTGCTCTGTCTTCTTTCTGCGAAGATGCTGATGACCCTCAGACCCTGCCTGGCCCATGGGAACACTCAATTCGTCAGGAGCATGAGAAACAGGCCCAGATACCCCAAGTGTCTGTGACTGTGAAGCAGGAGAGACCAGAGTGTGAAGAGCCAGAGGCAAAGGGAATTCGAGACCTAATGAGCATTGCCGAGCTGGGAGCAGAAATAAAGACAGAACCTGTAGAGCAGGAGCAGAATCAGCTGGGCCCTGAGGAAACCATATCAGCATCTGCAAGAGTGACAGAAACACCAGAGCTTAGAAGTCAAGAAATGGAAGAGGATCCAAGAACAGCTGTAGCAGCAGGAGAGACTTCTGAAATCGAGATAGAATCGGTTAAGGGAGAAGACACCATGCACAATACAGTGAAGACGGAGGTATGTGAACAGAGAGGCTGTCTGGAACTGGTGTGGGGAAAGAAAGTAGCAGTTGTGGCAGGTAGAAGAGAAGTTTAGAGGAAGGATGACTGCTGGGTTGAAGGTGACCCTGTAATGAATGTGTCTGACTGTTTTTTTCTTGGGAGTCATGCTGCTGATCTGTGTGATCTGCAGAGAAGCTCTCTGCTTTAGGCAGTGCCTCTGTGTATCTCCCCCCGCCCacgtgcagagctgctgttgggAAGGTGCTCAGTGAACTTCATTGCCTTGAGTTAGGTTAGAGTGAGATGTGCCCACACCTTCACTGAAGTAAGCTGACACAAACATCTAGATTTGTGcatttctcttccctccagacCCCACCTGATGATGATTCATCCCCTCCACAAGTCCCAAATGTGAGTGAAGACTCCTCACAGGCTGATGTTCAGCACAAATTTGAGCTGTCAGGTAACTTAATTCAGCTAGGAAATCTTTTCATGCAACATTATTAGCTGAATAGTTGTCAGTGATCTGGTTCAGGCTttttggggaggagggagaaaaggtaTGTGTAGGAACAGTGGTAATTATTGCAGGACAGTAGGCATTGGTGCAGGAGCTTTTGTGGGGAAAACTGCTTTGTAGAATCAACCTTtgtgcttttcttccttccacagAGTCAATGAAGGAGGAGGCCCACGTCCTCTTTAGGAGTCAGATGAAGGTAATTTTCAGTTGGTTGTAGTCATCTTGAGTTTTTTAGTAacacctcactgctgctgctttctggcttTACATCTGCTGAAAAGCAAAGCTTGTGTTCAGGTTTCTACACTGAGAAGTGGGTGCTGTGCAGTTGTGACAAAAGAGGAGATTGCTTCAGGTGCTGTGAAGCTGTGTCTGTATGTGtgcttctgtgtctgtgtggggaggcagggcaggagagagcaCCTAGCTTTTTGTGTTAGTGCCTGTACAGTTGCCAACGGCGTAGCAAGAAAATCACTTCGCTTGCTGAACCGTAATTGCTTTGGAGGCTTTGAGTTGCTGCTGTAGCTGGCTGTGCACTCATGAACTCTGTGTTTCAGGATGGGCAGGCTGAAGAGGATGATGAGGATGGTGCCAGTGAGGCTGCCAGTTTGGAGGAACCCAAAGAAGAAGATCAGGGTGAGGGATATCTATCAGAGATGGATAACGAACCCCCCGTGAGTGAGAGTGATGATGGCTTCAGTGTCCATAACGCGCCTTTACAGTCTCACACGCTAGCCgactccatccccagcagcccagcctcctCACAGTTGTGAGTATCAGTGAAGCTCTCAGGCACACAGGTGTAAAACCCACACTCCTTTGTGGAGAGAGTGTAGGATTCTCATTTCTGTTTTGCTGACTGAGTGGGTCTGAGTGGGGAATTTGCTGATGATTCTCCTTGTTTACAAGTGCAAGTGTGCAGACAGTGCCATAGGACCAGGTCCccactttttcctttctgtctttggCATGAATTAGTGTAGGCAAGTCAAAGGCAAAATAAACCATAAGGATTTTGTCCCAAGGCAATATGAAAGCTCCTGAAGGAAGTCCTATTCTTATCTTCCCAGCTCAGTGTGCAGTGAGGACCAGGAAGCAATACAGGCCCAGAAGATCTGGAAGAAAGCCATCATGCTggtttggagagcagcagctaatCATAGGTGAGTCTGATGCCAAGAGCTGGCAGAAAGAAGTGACTACTCTTAGACAAGGCTCCACTCACATCTCAGAGGCTTGTCTTTTTTGGTTCTGGGAGATGTTGAATTGTTACTGGTAGCACACAAATAGACGTGAGCATGAAGCTAGTATTTCCCAGCAAGGATGGGGCGCTAAGCGGACTTCATCTCTCTGCAGGTACGCCAACGTCTTCCTGCAGCCTGTAACTGATGATATAGCACCAGGCTACCACAGTATTGTGCAAAGGTGAGTCTCAGCAGTCTTCTGTCATCAAAACTCTGTATAATTGCATGTTTGTATAGGAATTTCTGGCAAGAACAGTGTAGGTTTTGACTGCCAAGACTGCAAGTCTTGGAAAAttgttggggtattttttgtCATGATTCAGTCAGAAACAGCTTTCCCCAAGAAATCCTTCAGTAACATGTCTTTACACAGCCCTGCCTTCAAATGAAAGACACTGGTTTACATACAGCTTGTTTATAACAGTAAGGTGATACATGACCCACCTGCTTCTCCCACTTTCTATCCAAGGGTAGGATTTAATCTCTGAAATTCAAAAATCAGCACGTTTTACTGTCCCAGATAGTGAACTGTTCCAGAAGAATTACCAGAATCCCCTGATAGCCTCTGAAACCTTTCCTAAACAgttaagcagctgctgctttagctCCTTACTGTCTCCTTCAGTGATGGCTGAAGAAGGTaaattcctctcctctcctgtcatGTGTTATTCCTGTTCATGGTAATTCTCGACAGCTTGCATCTTCTGACTCAGGGCCTTGGTACCAGGATCATAGCCTGTGTGGGAGAGCCTATTTGGCTAAATTAAATAGATGGTCTGACTAGAGATGTTAGAAATCCAGGGCTGTTAGCAAAACAGTGGGGAAAGAGTTAGGTATTTCTGTTGCTATTTCGATATTTATTGCAATTCTTTCTTAGGCCAATGGATTTATCTACCatcaagaagaacattgagaatGGGCTGATACGAACCACAGCTGAGTTCCAGCGTGATATTATGCTGATGTTTCAAAATGCAGTTATGTACAACAGCTCTGACCATGATGTGTACCACATGGCTGTGGAGATGCAGCGAGATgtcctggagcagatccaggtAAAATACTCAGCTGAGGccagtgcagcacagagccttGGTCCATAAGTGTGGAAAAGTCTTCTGGATGTAAGAACACCGATTTGCTCACAGCATCTTTGAATGAAGTAGGCCCATCTTCCCCTGCATCACTcttagaattgtttaggttggaataTAAAATCAAGTCCAAATGTTAATCTAACACTGAGAAGTCCCAACACTAGACtgtgtccctaagtgccacatctgtaCATCTCTTGTGCTAGCTCAGGTGTTTGTGGTGAACTAGATTTTGCCTTCATTGAAACTAATGCAGCAAAATGCTTTATAGGTTCAGCCCAGACCAATTTCAAACCTAATTTCCTTCAGGGAAATGCTTAGGCCAGCAAGAACCAGGGTGTGGTTGAGGAACAGAAACAAGCAGCAAGAATGGTGAATGACAGGGGACGCGATTGCATCTTTAAGTGGCTGTGCTGGTTTATGCTGGTATCAAGTGTACATGAAACTTGTGTCCTGTGAATACATGCCATTTAAAATTTCTTGTGAAACAGAACATCCCAACTGGCAGAGCTAACAAGAGTTTGAACTGGGGTTTTATAGTTCCTTGGGACTTGTGGCTTCTGAGGTAAATGGAGGAACTTGCTCTGAGCAGAGACAAGGAACTGAAACTGCCTCAAACCCAATCATTCCCAGCCTGTGGTTTGTGATGGTTAACTGACATGCACTGACCGAGCTTGCTCTGCCTGAGGATCTTAACAAAGTATGGTTTTCTCCCAGCAATTTCTGGCCACACAACTGATCATGCAAACATCGGAGTCAGGGATCAGTGCAAAAAGCCTGCGTGGGCGAGACTCCACTCGCAAGCAAGATGCTTCGGAAAAGGTGAGAATGCTGCACCCTGTGGAAGGGCACTTGTTCTCTTTAGAAGAATCCCAAGACGCTGCTTGAAGTTCCCACACAAAGATGCCGGGTGTTTCTTGTGATTGCAGTGGCTCCACCATCTTTGAATGAACAGTTTTTCCTTTAAACACGTCCATTGATTAGATTAGAGCTCTGGAGCTGTACCTCATCCCAGAGGCAGGTCTCATGAGGCTTTTTTGGTAATCCAAATAGTTCTATTCCCTGATTTTTAAAAACAGGTGGTGAAAACTGTTGGGAAATGTACAGAGTACTGAAAGATACATTAATTGCTGGCAAAATGAAAGTATAGGGAATTGGAAGACTGGCCTCTGCTATGTCTTTCACTTCCTACTCAGATTtttagaaccatggaatcactCCAGTCTAGTTTGCTGTGTAAAACACACGAAAGAGATTTTGATTTACATGCTGGCCTAAACTAACAGCAATATAAGtttggagttttgttctgtaaagGAACATCCAAACTTGATTAAGGGATATCAAGTGCTCTCAGCATGACATCGTGACAGCAAAGAATGCGTGCTTAGTTTAGTGACAACTGCACAGAGCAGTTTGGTAGACTAGGCCTTGCGACAGATGAGGAGGGAATATCCCTTTCCTAGCATTCTGACTCTCTTTCGTCCACATTTGTGTTTCTGCTGCATAAAGCTGATGCCGTGCGGGAAGGGAAGTGGGGCACTTGTTTCTCTGTGCTAATGTGTGGGCTCAGTGCTTCTGTGTGGTGTGTGCATTTCCATATCTGGTATCTGATAAGTCCTTCTGTTTGGCCTTTTAACAGGACAGTGTCCCAATGGgctctcctgccttccttctctctctctttgtaaGTATTGAAAGGCTCCAGCAGATACCGCAGtactgctggctgtgtgctctgctccttGTCTGGGTGATCACTGCACTGTCACAGCATCCTTAGCGCTGCAGCGGTGTGTGTTTAACGTAGGGACTGTACAACCATGGTTATTGGGGAATAAATATCTCAGTCCCTTAATTCCTCAGTGTGGGTGCGTGGGAGGGgcttcagtcttttcttctggTTTCAAGTGTTCTCATTTTGTCATCTGCCTTTGCTTTTTTCCAcaatttctctcctcctttctttccatgTTGGTGGTAAGACAGAACAAGTGGTGCAGTATACTGTAGTTTCTACATCTCTCATGCTTATACAGCTGCCCCTTCCACACGTTCGAGACAGTACAAAAGGTCTTGGGAAGGTGAGGAGTCAGCTGTGTACTCCTTTATCATTCAAGGTCCAGAAAGCAAATAAGATACTCCGCAGAAATATCTTGCTCTGTGCCTGTGGTGATCTGGAAGTGTTTGGAAAAAGATTCCCTCCAGGAAACCCCAAGTCTCTGAGTTGCGGGcaggagaaaggggaggaagatggagagttgtttttttctctcgcATATATCTAAAGACAGAGAAGTACTCCAGCATGTCAGCCAGAGGGAAAGGGCAGCGGATCAAAGGAAGCTCTCAGCTCGCCTTCTACTCATGGAAAGGAGCTGTGCCGAGAAACTAGGGAGCTAGTGCCAGGGTCACTCAACTGGAGGAGCACTTCCCATAGGGATCAGCAGCTGATAAGGTAGGTTAGTCAGCAGTTTCCTCTTCCCATCTTAAGAGCCAAGCTAGAATCTACTGATTAGGAGAAAGCCTGCACTGTACGTGCTCCAAAAAGCATCTGCCTAGGCAAGAGCCTTGTtgcctctctctgccctggctgccagcagtgcacagagatgctgcaaatCTCAGCACCTGTGCTGTGTCCAGAGAGAATTTTAGGTAGGTCTGCAGGCAGGCCTCCCCAGGCCGCCTTAGGACAGCTTCCCTTTCACCTCTTGGGAAGGCATGAAAAGCTGTTACCAGTTGCACAGTTCCCTACCTCCTTGACTGCTGGAGGATTAGGGTTGCATAACTCCCTTATTTCTGTTTGCCTTGTGACTAGGATGGAGGCACCAGAGGGCGTCGCTGTGCCATCGAGGCAGACATGAAGATGAAG encodes:
- the BRD8 gene encoding bromodomain-containing protein 8; protein product: MAAGTGKHKLLSAGPTEPWSIREKLCLASSVMRSGDQNWVSVSRAIKPFAEPGRPPDWFSQKHCASQYSELLETTETPKRKRGEKGEVVETVEDVIVRKLTAERVEELKKMIKETQEKYRQLKKDAELIQAGHMDNRLEELCNEIMIKKKMEEEEAEVKRKATDAAYQARQAIKNPPRRLTGVMVRSPAGSTSPGGDYALGDLSQPTVDDASPGVTPGTLPSTPVASFIGIPDTPPGSAPLDAPMTPVTDDSPQKKMLGQKATPPPSPLLSELLKKGSLLPTSPRLVGENEMAVASGHMNSAGVLLEVGSVLPVLHSGEMQSASGAVPASPAASGAPTLSRLLEAGPAQFTSPLASFSAVASEPPAKLLPPPVEPVSQATIVMMPTLSAPSVVPPAAAPESVATVNQPEACVAMEAVSDSHTVTVSMDSSEISMIIDSIKKECLGSGAGSTAGSSKDHCIDGKEDLDLAEKMDIAVSYTGEELDFDTVGNIIAIIEDKVDDHPEVLDAAVVEAALSSFCEDADDPQTLPGPWEHSIRQEHEKQAQIPQVSVTVKQERPECEEPEAKGIRDLMSIAELGAEIKTEPVEQEQNQLGPEETISASARVTETPELRSQEMEEDPRTAVAAGETSEIEIESVKGEDTMHNTVKTETPPDDDSSPPQVPNVSEDSSQADVQHKFELSESMKEEAHVLFRSQMKDGQAEEDDEDGASEAASLEEPKEEDQGEGYLSEMDNEPPVSESDDGFSVHNAPLQSHTLADSIPSSPASSQFSVCSEDQEAIQAQKIWKKAIMLVWRAAANHRYANVFLQPVTDDIAPGYHSIVQRPMDLSTIKKNIENGLIRTTAEFQRDIMLMFQNAVMYNSSDHDVYHMAVEMQRDVLEQIQQFLATQLIMQTSESGISAKSLRGRDSTRKQDASEKDSVPMGSPAFLLSLFDGGTRGRRCAIEADMKMKK